GCGCTCTAACCTTGCCCATTTCTTGCGTATAGCTCAATGCGGCTTGTTGATTAATCGTGGCAGAATCCGCGCAGGAGGCTAAAATTACAGCCGCTGAACACACTAAGGCAAATTTTTTCACTTGACCTAACATAATAGCTCCTATCTTCGGTTTAAAAAAAACCGTTCTCAAACATGAGAACGGTACATTATCAACTTATTTTTTAGCGCGTTCGAAAGAATCTAAGATTTCTTTACGAGCTTCATTCACATCGCCCCAACCTTCAACCTTCACCCACTTACCGGCTTCTAACGCCTTGTAGCTTTCAAAGAAATGTTGAATTTGTGCTTTTAACAATGCCGGCAAATCGCCTACATCTTTAATATGATCATATTCTTTGCTTAATTTAGCATGCGGAACTGCCACGACTTTTGCATCACCACCAGCTTCATCCGTCATTTTTAACACACCAACTGGACGACAACGGATCACAGAACCCGGTTGTAACGGATAAGGAGTAGGTACCAATACATCCACCGGATCACCGTCAGAAGACAAAG
This sequence is a window from [Pasteurella] mairii. Protein-coding genes within it:
- the ppa gene encoding inorganic pyrophosphatase, with protein sequence MGLESVPAGKELPDDIYVVIEIPANSDPIKYEVDKETGTLFVDRFMATAMFYPANYGYVNNTLSSDGDPVDVLVPTPYPLQPGSVIRCRPVGVLKMTDEAGGDAKVVAVPHAKLSKEYDHIKDVGDLPALLKAQIQHFFESYKALEAGKWVKVEGWGDVNEARKEILDSFERAKK